CCCCCGGTAAACCAAAAATATTTTCAATAATGACACTTCCTCCTAACAGACTTATGGTATTCATTCCAATTAAAGTGATAATGGGTAATAGCGCATTTTTCAATACATGCCTCAATAAAATGTCTGTTTCTGATAAACCTATGCCCCTAACCGTTGCCACATAGGGACTATCCAGTGCCTCTAGGATACAGCTTCTTGTTAATCTGGCCAATGTGCTAGATCTACCTAACCCCATAACAAAACCTGGAAGAAGCAGACTAACGAAGCCTTGGTAACCATATGCGGGGAAAATTTTAAGTTTCATGGAAAAAACCCAAAGAAAGAATAATGCTAACCAAAAACTGGGTACGGATAAATTAAAGGCAGCAAAGCCTCGGACAAATTGATCGATGATGCCATCCTTATAAATTGCTGAAAGAATTCCCATGAATAGTCCTAAGAAAATATAAACAAAGGTTGCCAGAAAAACTAATTTTGCTGTATAGAGAAAACGATGACCAAACTCCTGTGTTACCGGAATACCAGTTTTAAAAGAATTCCCTAAATCTCCAACTGCTGCATTTTGCAGCCACTGTCCAAATAATTGAGAAAAAGGCTTGTCTAAACCTAAGATTCTTTCATATTCTTCAACCAATGCATCATCAGGTAAGCCTATTGGGTTTTTATCCCTTAAAATCAGCTGAGCCGTATCTCCAGGTGAAAAATAGATGATAGAAAAAGAAATGAGGGCCACAAAAATAGCTGTAGGGACCAGCATAACCAGCCTTTTTAATAACAAATATTTCATAAATCCCCTCCTTTTGAATGAATGATAGAAAATCATCGGTTCCTAAGCCTTTACCTATAGGTATACGCCTTTAAACGTGAATTTTAACATACCCAGCCTACGCTTCCGCCTTAGCTAAAAAACGTGGCCAAGGACTGCAAATGTAGACCTTGCATATTAAAACACTTAGGCGTATAGTCTATAAAACTTGGCACCGGAAAAGTCTTTTTCTTGTTGTTTTTTTGTTATTTAATCGTAACACCACTTAAATCAATGGTTGACACCCTAGGGTGGAAATAAAGGCCACTGACATTTTCTTTAAAAGCAAATACCCTTGCTCTAACAAAAAGAGAGGTTCCTGGATAAAAACTATATTGCAATTTCCAAATTTCTTCCCAAGCTTTATCATAGGCTTGTTTATCTGTAGTAGTTAAAACGGTTTCCACTAATGTTTCAATCTTAGAATCTACTTTAAAACCTGTACCATGGACATCATAACCGTCACTAAGCCCTCTCCACTGCATATAACGTGCTGGTGGTACAGTCCACGCATGAGTATAGGCGATATCAAAGTCCCCTTTCTCTGCTTTTTCATCAAAAATATTTTTATCTATAGAATCAATAACCAAATCAATACCAACTTCCTTTAAGTTGGACTGCATAAACACAGCAACATCTCTTGCCATCTGATCATTTCTAGCTAATAAAGTAATTTGGAGGGGTTTTCCATCCTTTTCTGCAATACCGTTTGCATTAATAGTCTTATAACCAGCAGCTTCTAGGGCTTCTTTTGCCAACTGTGGATTGTAACTGTATTCTTCAACATTTTTGGGTCCATCTATATATTCTGGAAGAACGAAATGTCCTGTAGGTGTAGGAATATTATGTAATAGCTTTGCTGTTAAGGTTTCTCGATCAATAGCATGAACGATGGCTTTTCTAAGATTTAAATCCGTTAAAGGTCCTTTTTTATAGTTGAAAACATAGGTTTCAGTCGTATTAAGACTTTTTTCTGAGGGTTTTAAAATCTTAATGCCTGGAGTATTTTCTAGTTCATTTACCACTGTGTAAGGCATACTAATATGATGTTCTGTTACGCCAATAGCATCTACCTGTCCACTTTTTAAAGCCATCACTCTAGCGTTTTCATTTGGGATGGTTTGCCAAACTAGTTCTTGAAGACTAGGGATTTTTTCTTTGTTCCAGTAATCAGCGTTCACTTCTAAAACTGCTTTTTGATCTTTGCTATAATCCTTTAAGACAAAAGGACCTGTTCCATACCAATCTATAATATTACCTTTATCATCCACTGTATCTTGCAGCGTTCCCCTAATACCAGCTAGTTCCATTAAAAATGGCGTAAAAGTTTTTTCAAAGTTTATCTCTAAGGTAGTATCATCAAGGACATTTATCCCCTTCAAGTACTTAGGATAATTTGCGTTTGCATAAGGTCCCCAATACTCAATAGAAAATTTGGCTACTTCAGCAGTAAAATCTTTGCCATTATGAAACTTCACACCTTCTTGAAGCTTAAGAATATAGGTTTGTCCATCATTCTTAATTTCCCAGCTTGCCACCAACCCTGGAGCTGTATCCATATCTTCTTCAAAAACAGTCATAAAATCAAAAACCAAACTGCTGCCCTCAGAACCACTCTTTAAGTCATTCTGAGCTCCTAAAGTTAAGATTTGCTTAACTTCCTCATTGCTTGCATCTACTTCTTGACGATCTGTCTCAGTTACATTTGTCTGAGTACATCCTGCCAATACCCCTATTGCCATCATAAAGGCCAACAGTACTATCAAACTTTTAAGTTTTTTATCCAATATCATTTTCTTTCAATCCTCTCCTAATTTATTATTAAAACATTTTCATCCTTACATATAGCGCTTCAGATAATTCACACCACCTCCTAGAAAACCATGAAAATAGAAATAAAAAAACCACGGGAGACTTCATCCTTCCTTTCATAGGAAAATGAAACCTTCGTGGTTTTGCGTGCAAAATTATATTTTTGTAATTCCTTTTAAAATACTATTGAAAATCCTAATAAGCCGTTATGCAAGGATAACCTCATGCCATCCTTTGTTATAATAGTAACAAACTTTTGAAAATCTTTCAAGCTTTATTTTTGAAATTGTCAAAAAAGTTAGTTTATAGCAAAGCATGTTATAAATTGCTGAATTATACCGACAACTTTTCTTGTTGTCTCTCCTTCAATTTTCTTTCCAACATCCCAGTTGTAAAATACACCCCAGTAAAGACAAACAAGCCTCCAGCAATTTGCGCTGCTGTGATGCTTTCACCAAGACTCCAACTAATAAGAGCAGTAAAAACAGGCATGAGGTTAATAAATATTCCCGCCTTACTTGCACCAATTTCACGGATAGCCATATTCCAAAAAACAAAAGAACAAACAGAGGCACAAATAGCGATATACAGCACACCTATAATAGCTAATAAGCTTAACTGTGTTAGATTCATTCCTTCACGAATAATAAAAGGTAACATCAAAGCTATAGCAAACAAAGCAGATATAGCTGTAGCTGTAATAGGAGGAATCATATTGCCTACCCTTTTTCCTATAATCGAATAGAGGGTCCAGACAACAACAGCAAACAACATGATCAAGTCTCCTCTGTTATATTGCATTTGGAAAACCTCCATTAGGTTTCCTTCTGTTAAAACCAATAAAACACCTATCAAAGAAATTAGAATCCCTAAGATCTGTAACTTTGATATTCTTTCTCCAAGCATAATCACCGAAAGCACCGCAATCGTCCCAGGAGCTAAAGAATTCACTAGTGCTGCATTGGTGGCAGAGGTGTAGTCCAACGCTGCATAGAGGGATAAGTTATAACAAATGATTCCTAAAATCCCCATCATAACCAAAGGCTTCCATGATTTACCTGCCTTCCTCCACTCGGGTTTTTCTAGAAAGTGAGCTGTAGGAAATAGTAATAAGACTGCTAATACCCAACGAGAAAAGGTAATAGCAAGGGGCGTCATCTCTGCGGTCACATATTTTCCAAATACATAGTTACCTGCCCAAAACAAATTACATACAATCAACAATATCCAAACTCTATACTTACTCATTTTTATCCATCTCCTTCATAAAAATATGTAAATTCTTTGATGTTTATTAAAATAATTCTTTATCTTCCTCTTATTGAATAAATACTATTATACATCTTAATTCTTTTTTCCTCAATACAATGACTTATTTGATTCCATCGGAGAATATTTTATAATAAACTTAAAACCACATTAGATATATTCTCTAATGTGGTTTTAAGTTTATAGATATTTTATTCGTATATTTAATACTTTATTAGCATTATCTTGCTAGCCAGCCGCCATCTACTGCTATGGTATAGCCATTGACATAGTTTGCAGCAGAGGATGCAAGGAATACAACCGGACCTTTAAGATCTTCAGCTACACCCCATCTTCCTGCTGGAACTCTACTTAGAATCTCATTGCTTCTTGATTCATCTGCCCTTAAAGCAGCAGTATTATCGGTTGCCATGTATCCTGGAGCAATAGCATTCACATTGATATTATGCTTAGCCCATTCATTTGCCATGAGTCTTGTAATACCCATTACGCCAGATTTTGAAGCTGTATAAGAAGGTACTCTTATGCCTCCTTGGAAAGAAAGCATAGATGCAACATTTACAATCTTACCACCTGTATTTTGTTCAATAAACTGTTTTGCAACCGCTTGACTTAAAAAGAATACCGTCTTTATATTGATGTTCATAACATCGTCCCAATCTTTTTCCGAGAAATTTATAGCATCTTCACGTCTGATGATCCCTGCATTGTTTACAAGAATATCTATTTTACCAAAATTACTAACAGCAGCTTCAACAACCTTTGCGATAGACGCCATTTCCATAAGATTTACCTGTATTCCGACAAACTTTCTTCCTAGGCCTTCTACAAGAGTTTTTGTTTCATCTACATCAAGATAATCCACACCAACGATATCTGCTCCAGCTTCTGCAAGAGCTAAAGCCATGCCCTGTCCAAGTCCTGTCCTGCACCCAGTTACAATTGCAACTTTATTATTTAATTCAAAGTTATTTAAAATCATATTTAGCCTCCTTAGTTTCATGATATTTTTGAATATTTATTCTTACAATCCTATAGCAAATTAAGCCATGAAGGAATAGCCAGTGTAAGTACTGGTATATATGTTACAACCAATAGTACAACAATCGTTACAATAAAATAAGGTATTAACTGTCTTACAACATCCTCTATCTTTAAGCCTGCAATACGACAACCAGTAAAGAGAATAGGGCCAACTGGAGGGGTAATTGTACCTATGCATAGATTTAAAACCAGCATAATCCCAAAGTGTACCGGATGCATGCCAAACTCTGCTACTATGGGGAGAAATATTGGCGTAAAAATCAGTACTGCAGGTGTTGGATCCATGAATGTACCCACTACTAGAAGCACAACATTCATTATTAAAAGTATAATAACTGGATTGTTGGTTAATCCCAAAAGTATAGTAGCAATAAGCATTGGTATTTTCGTAAATGCCATAACCCATGACATTACAGAAGATACTCCTATCATAAAGATAACAATGGCGGTCATTTTTGCTGTTTCAAGAAATATGTTAGGAAGATCCTTTACCTTTATACTTCTATAAACAAAAGATAAAGCAAGGGAGTAAACAACAGAAATCGCTGATCCTTCTGTTGCTGTAAAAACACCGCCAAGAATCCCGCCGATGACGATAACAATCAACAAAAGACTTGGAATAGCATCGATAAATACTGCAGATGCCTCTTTGAAGGTAGGCCTTTGGGTACTTTGATAACCTAACTTTTTAGCAAAAATCCCAGCCACCGTCATAACACCAAGACCCCAAAGTATCCCCGGAATATACCCTGCCATAAATAATGCTGCAATAGATACCCCGCCTGCAACGGTTGAATAAACAATTAAAGTATTGCTTGGAGGAATCAACATTCCCGATGGTGCTGAAGCAATATTTACCGCTGCACTATAGGACTTGCTGTATCCTTCCTTTTCTTGAAGGGGTCCCATTGTTCCCCCAACTGCTGCTGCAGCTGCCACACCAGAGCCGCTGATTGCTCCAAATAACATATTAGCAACAACATTTGACTGTGCCAGCGCCCCCGGTAGTCTACCGCTTATTACCTTGGCACAGTTTATCAATCTTCTAGCAATGCCACCATTATTCATAATAATTCCTGCAAGGATAAAGAAAGGAATTGCAAGAAGAGAAAATGAGTTTGTTCCTGTAAAAATTCTCTGAGATGCTGTTATCATAGCATTATTAAAGGGCAGTATATACATCATGGCAAGGGTAGACCCAAGGCCTATACTTACACTTATAGGAACACCTATCATAAGAAGAATAGGGACTGCTATCAACATAATCATCGCAGGTTGTGTAGCTAATTCCATTTCATCAACTCCCAATTCAATTAAGTTGTTTTGCTTTTTAGGGCTTCTTTTTTGAAGAAACCCTTAGCAATATCAATAATATTACACAAACTATAGAATGTCGTTAATACCCCACATACAGGCAGCATTCCGTATAAGACACCTATCTTTATCGGCAATACTGAATCCTGCTGTGTCATAGTAAGAAGTACATTCTTATAACCTCCAAGCACCAATATACCTAAAGCAAATGCTATGATAATAAGTTCAATAATGATATCGACAACTAAGCCTGTAGATCCAGTAAATTTTTCCTTTATAAAAACAATAGACATATGCTCTCTCTTTCCAAATACATAGGATGAAGCCAATAAAACAAGCCAAACAAACATGTATTTAGACAACTGCTCTGTAATTACACTTGGATTTTTGAAGAAATATCTTGTGACAACCTGCCATGTTACCAAGGCTGTCATTGCACCAACAAAAGTTATACATATCAACTCGATAATTTTATCTACAAATTTTCTTATCGTTTGCATTTTATTCACTCCAAATCATACTTTATGAAACAAGCAGAATTAATTTTTTATTATTTCAGCCTTTGCTCTTATGTTGTCATAAAGCTCTTTAAATTCAGGGTCCTGTGTAAGTTCTTCGTGAAGTGGCTTAACGTTTTCCTGGAATAACTTAATATCAGGATATACAAATTCTGCACCATTCTCTTCAGCTGTCTTCTTTGCAATTTCTGCATCTACCTCCCATAGATCAAGTTCTAAGACTGTAGCATTCTTGATTTCCTCGTCAAAGATAGCTCTATGTTCTTCTGACATACCATTATAAATATCTTGATTAATGATCAGTAAATCTGGAATCATAAGATGCTGTGTATAAGAATAATACTTTGCTACTTCATAGTGCTTCATATGGGCATAGATAAGCTCATTGTTTTCACCACCATCAATAACGCCAGATTGGGTAGCAGTATAAACTTCACTTTGCGCCATAGGTGTACCTACACCTCCCATGTACCTCATCATCTTAACATTTGTATCACTTTCCATAATTCTTATCTTTAAACCCTTTAAATCATCAGGGGTATTTATTGGCTTATTCGTATATACATTTCTTACACCAGCATGGAATGCAGTAAGAACAGTAAATCCTTTGTCCGCTGTAGACTTGAAAAGCTCTCCTACAATAGCATCATCAGTAAACACTGCATTCTGATGGTCTTTACTATCATAGATATAAGGAAGACCTAGTATTGAAAACTTTTTGTTAAAGTTTTCTACAAGGCTGTTAGCAACGATAGACATTCCTACGGCACCTGTCTGAACCAATTCAACAGTTTCACGCTGAGGCCCAAGAAGCTCATTGGGATAAAGCTCAATCTTATAAGCACCGTTCGTTCTTTCAAAAATCTGTTCCCCAAAATGTTCCATAGCTTTATATTGAGGATGTGTTTCAGGTTGATTGAAGGCTACTTTAATCACTTGCGTATTACTTGCATTTGTAGTCTCCGTCTGCTTTCCAGTGCAGGCACTGAGTGTTACCATTAAAGCTATTAAGATGAATGCAAAAATTCTCTTTTTCATAATATTTCCTCCCTAATATGTTTATTTTAATGAATATTACATACTACCTTAAATCATTGGTCTTCACATGGTCCATGTCATCAAAAGTTCTGTTTTCTCCTGCCATAGCCCATATAAATGCATAATTGCTTGTCCCACAGCCACTGTGTATCGACCAGCTTGGTGATATCACTGCCTGTTCATTTTGCATGATAATATTTCTGGTTTGCTGTGGTTCACCCATGAAGTGAAAAACTACATTATCCTCAGTGAGGTTAAAATACATATATACTTCCATTCTTCTCTCATGTGTATGACATGGCATGGAATTCCACACACAACCTGGCTCTAGAATAGTACAACCCATAGATAATTGACAGGTTTCAAGAACCGCTGGATGGATCAATTGATATAATACACGTTTATTTGATGTTTCGGTACTTCCAAGCTCTACTCTATTGGCTATGTCAAGCGTAATTAGCTTCGTCTCAAATTTTGTATGTGCAGGTGCAGAACACATATAAAACTTAGCTGGATTTGTAGGATCATCGCTTTTGAAATTTATACTAAGACTACCTTTACCTATATATAATCCGTTTAACCTTTCCAGCTTATATTCTTCTCCATCCACCACCACGCTGCCAGTACCACCAATATTGATAATCCCAAGCTCACGTCGTTCAAGAAAGTACTCCACGCCAAGATTTTTTTTACAATCTATATTCTTCTCAATATCAATAACTTGAGATACTGGCATGACACCTATAACAATAACTCTATCTATATGAGAATATGTAGACAAAACATTGTCTGCTTCGAAAAGTTTCTCAATAAGAAATTCTTCCCTTAGTTTTTCTGTATCATATGTTTTTGCATCTTTCTGGTTCGCACTATATCTTATATCCATAATTTCCTCCTACGATAACCTTATATTATTGCAACAGTTGCTACATAACCAAGAGATAGTTAAATAAAATAATGGCTTAGTTCATTATATACTCTGTCTCCTAGTCTATCGATATTTCCATGAAGGTGCCGATCTATAAGCTCTTGCACCTTATCTTTTTTAGCATTTTTGATAATATCAAACAATTCACAGTGTTCCTCATATAGCCTATCAAAACAAGCTAGTGCTACGATATCCAACATTCTAAATCTTGTATAATACACTTGAAACTCCTGGATAATCTGCCAAAGTTTCCTCTTTCCTGCAAAATCAAAACAAATAGCATGAAATTCACTGTCTACACTATAAAACTTAGCTGGATCTATGTTAGGACTTTTAACAATCTCTTCTTGTCTTTTTAGGTTTTCTGATAACTTTGAAATTACTTCATCAGGTATTTTACCAATAATTTCTTTTAGCACTGTGCTTTCAAGAACAGTTCGCATATAAATAATTTCTTTAATAAGCTCCATATCAAGCAATGTGACATAGGTGCCCTTTTGTGGAACAATTTCTATAAATTTTTCACTACTAAGCCTTAAAAAAGCTGTTTTTACTGGCGTTCTAGAAACATTGTATTGCTTGGATATCTCATTTTCGCTGATGAGTTGACCAGGAGCAAGTTTCAAACTTAATATATCTTCCTTTAAGGCACGATAAATCTCATCACTATTCATACTTTTGCTTTTAAAATGTTCGTTTGTCATTTTATCACCTCCTCGTTAGTTTAATAACCGTATTCTATTTCTATGCAATAACCCGCTAGTTGCATTCTTGAGTTCTTGAATGCTTGCATGCAAGTTTATAGTTTTAATATAGCATAAGATTCTTTCTCTGTAAAGTTATTTATGAAATCTTTTTCTTTATTATGAAGAAAGACCCAAACACATTACATTTCTTAGCGTTTGGGTCTTTTGTTAATCAATTTTTCATTACTTTTATCCTACATGTTTTTCTTGATCTGTGTTTACTATCTCTTCTAATAACTCCTGTGCTCCACCTAAGTTTTTGTTAGCATCTCCTGGTTTTACTACATAGTCACGAAGAAGTTTTCTCATTAAGTCTAAAGGAATAATCAACACGGCCATAATGGTAACATACATCCATTCCTGTAGGTTTAATCCTTCTGTTCTTAATACTTCTCCTCCAAAGTAAGTGAATAGAATTTGAACGCCAAAAATCAAGGCTACAACCCTTAGGAAGTCACGATTTTTTGTAATATTTTTGAAAAGATTTATTTCAGTCGTTCTAGCATTAAAAGTATTGAAGGCATTTAAGAAGATAAAGAAAGCAAAGAACCCTGTTAGGAAATAAATATCTTCACTGCCGGCAGGCCCTACTCTAAAAATGTCTTTTATCCTGCTGGATTTTAAAAACCAAATACCCATAGCAGCAATAAAACCACCATTGATCAGAATAGAACTCCACATATCCTTATTGATAATAGATTCACTTCTTCTCTTAGGCGCTTCCTTCATATACTTCTTCAGAGCAGCTTCTCCACCAAAGGCTAGTGCGGCTAATGTATCCATCACCAGATTTACCCAAAGCATCTGCGTCATGGATAATGGTAGATCTACACCAATAAACGGTCCTAAAAAGGCAATTAATATAGCCGCTACATTTACCGTTAACTGATATACAATAAACTTACGAATACTATGGAAAATTGTTCTTCCATATAGCACAGATTTTGTGATAGATAAAAAGTTATCATCTAATACAACGATATCTCCTGCTTCTTTAGCTACTTCTGTTCCACTACCCATAGCAAAGCCTACATCTGCACGTTTTAAAGCCGGTGCATCATTCACGCCATCTCCCGTCATTCCTACAACAAGATCTAGTTCCTGTGCAATTTTTACCAACCTTGACTTATCTGTTGGCAATGCTCTGGCAATTACTCTAATATTAGGAAG
The sequence above is drawn from the Clostridium formicaceticum genome and encodes:
- a CDS encoding ABC transporter permease: MKYLLLKRLVMLVPTAIFVALISFSIIYFSPGDTAQLILRDKNPIGLPDDALVEEYERILGLDKPFSQLFGQWLQNAAVGDLGNSFKTGIPVTQEFGHRFLYTAKLVFLATFVYIFLGLFMGILSAIYKDGIIDQFVRGFAAFNLSVPSFWLALFFLWVFSMKLKIFPAYGYQGFVSLLLPGFVMGLGRSSTLARLTRSCILEALDSPYVATVRGIGLSETDILLRHVLKNALLPIITLIGMNTISLLGGSVIIENIFGLPGVGSYLVQAINLKDFPIISGFIFIFSIMIVLINLLVDLSYAIIDPRVRYDENAYK
- a CDS encoding ABC transporter substrate-binding protein, whose amino-acid sequence is MILDKKLKSLIVLLAFMMAIGVLAGCTQTNVTETDRQEVDASNEEVKQILTLGAQNDLKSGSEGSSLVFDFMTVFEEDMDTAPGLVASWEIKNDGQTYILKLQEGVKFHNGKDFTAEVAKFSIEYWGPYANANYPKYLKGINVLDDTTLEINFEKTFTPFLMELAGIRGTLQDTVDDKGNIIDWYGTGPFVLKDYSKDQKAVLEVNADYWNKEKIPSLQELVWQTIPNENARVMALKSGQVDAIGVTEHHISMPYTVVNELENTPGIKILKPSEKSLNTTETYVFNYKKGPLTDLNLRKAIVHAIDRETLTAKLLHNIPTPTGHFVLPEYIDGPKNVEEYSYNPQLAKEALEAAGYKTINANGIAEKDGKPLQITLLARNDQMARDVAVFMQSNLKEVGIDLVIDSIDKNIFDEKAEKGDFDIAYTHAWTVPPARYMQWRGLSDGYDVHGTGFKVDSKIETLVETVLTTTDKQAYDKAWEEIWKLQYSFYPGTSLFVRARVFAFKENVSGLYFHPRVSTIDLSGVTIK
- a CDS encoding DMT family transporter, encoding MSKYRVWILLIVCNLFWAGNYVFGKYVTAEMTPLAITFSRWVLAVLLLFPTAHFLEKPEWRKAGKSWKPLVMMGILGIICYNLSLYAALDYTSATNAALVNSLAPGTIAVLSVIMLGERISKLQILGILISLIGVLLVLTEGNLMEVFQMQYNRGDLIMLFAVVVWTLYSIIGKRVGNMIPPITATAISALFAIALMLPFIIREGMNLTQLSLLAIIGVLYIAICASVCSFVFWNMAIREIGASKAGIFINLMPVFTALISWSLGESITAAQIAGGLFVFTGVYFTTGMLERKLKERQQEKLSV
- the kduD gene encoding 2-dehydro-3-deoxy-D-gluconate 5-dehydrogenase KduD; protein product: MILNNFELNNKVAIVTGCRTGLGQGMALALAEAGADIVGVDYLDVDETKTLVEGLGRKFVGIQVNLMEMASIAKVVEAAVSNFGKIDILVNNAGIIRREDAINFSEKDWDDVMNINIKTVFFLSQAVAKQFIEQNTGGKIVNVASMLSFQGGIRVPSYTASKSGVMGITRLMANEWAKHNINVNAIAPGYMATDNTAALRADESRSNEILSRVPAGRWGVAEDLKGPVVFLASSAANYVNGYTIAVDGGWLAR
- a CDS encoding TRAP transporter large permease; its protein translation is MELATQPAMIMLIAVPILLMIGVPISVSIGLGSTLAMMYILPFNNAMITASQRIFTGTNSFSLLAIPFFILAGIIMNNGGIARRLINCAKVISGRLPGALAQSNVVANMLFGAISGSGVAAAAAVGGTMGPLQEKEGYSKSYSAAVNIASAPSGMLIPPSNTLIVYSTVAGGVSIAALFMAGYIPGILWGLGVMTVAGIFAKKLGYQSTQRPTFKEASAVFIDAIPSLLLIVIVIGGILGGVFTATEGSAISVVYSLALSFVYRSIKVKDLPNIFLETAKMTAIVIFMIGVSSVMSWVMAFTKIPMLIATILLGLTNNPVIILLIMNVVLLVVGTFMDPTPAVLIFTPIFLPIVAEFGMHPVHFGIMLVLNLCIGTITPPVGPILFTGCRIAGLKIEDVVRQLIPYFIVTIVVLLVVTYIPVLTLAIPSWLNLL
- a CDS encoding TRAP transporter small permease; translated protein: MQTIRKFVDKIIELICITFVGAMTALVTWQVVTRYFFKNPSVITEQLSKYMFVWLVLLASSYVFGKREHMSIVFIKEKFTGSTGLVVDIIIELIIIAFALGILVLGGYKNVLLTMTQQDSVLPIKIGVLYGMLPVCGVLTTFYSLCNIIDIAKGFFKKEALKSKTT
- a CDS encoding TRAP transporter substrate-binding protein produces the protein MKKRIFAFILIALMVTLSACTGKQTETTNASNTQVIKVAFNQPETHPQYKAMEHFGEQIFERTNGAYKIELYPNELLGPQRETVELVQTGAVGMSIVANSLVENFNKKFSILGLPYIYDSKDHQNAVFTDDAIVGELFKSTADKGFTVLTAFHAGVRNVYTNKPINTPDDLKGLKIRIMESDTNVKMMRYMGGVGTPMAQSEVYTATQSGVIDGGENNELIYAHMKHYEVAKYYSYTQHLMIPDLLIINQDIYNGMSEEHRAIFDEEIKNATVLELDLWEVDAEIAKKTAEENGAEFVYPDIKLFQENVKPLHEELTQDPEFKELYDNIRAKAEIIKN
- the kduI gene encoding 5-dehydro-4-deoxy-D-glucuronate isomerase, producing the protein MDIRYSANQKDAKTYDTEKLREEFLIEKLFEADNVLSTYSHIDRVIVIGVMPVSQVIDIEKNIDCKKNLGVEYFLERRELGIINIGGTGSVVVDGEEYKLERLNGLYIGKGSLSINFKSDDPTNPAKFYMCSAPAHTKFETKLITLDIANRVELGSTETSNKRVLYQLIHPAVLETCQLSMGCTILEPGCVWNSMPCHTHERRMEVYMYFNLTEDNVVFHFMGEPQQTRNIIMQNEQAVISPSWSIHSGCGTSNYAFIWAMAGENRTFDDMDHVKTNDLR
- a CDS encoding GntR family transcriptional regulator, whose protein sequence is MTNEHFKSKSMNSDEIYRALKEDILSLKLAPGQLISENEISKQYNVSRTPVKTAFLRLSSEKFIEIVPQKGTYVTLLDMELIKEIIYMRTVLESTVLKEIIGKIPDEVISKLSENLKRQEEIVKSPNIDPAKFYSVDSEFHAICFDFAGKRKLWQIIQEFQVYYTRFRMLDIVALACFDRLYEEHCELFDIIKNAKKDKVQELIDRHLHGNIDRLGDRVYNELSHYFI